A region from the Mustela erminea isolate mMusErm1 chromosome 10, mMusErm1.Pri, whole genome shotgun sequence genome encodes:
- the CCDC163 gene encoding transmembrane protein CCDC163, whose translation MSRSLSWSEHLDTLLNATDGNVARIKQRLYPLGVSTAGDLAGTWISPHHLPPQTGVQTRQPWGLETLFVPEKLSWAEAHRTISLRDEVSILRSQLQSQAQVTEALRQAVRGLLEEQEQQKYQICALEASLKLLQGGPERRALLLEQRLEGLRRELQVLRSQVQEQAQAQIQTGPRKCSASSGLRQELQNERQLLWEESEVLREELKLLRDQLSQHQELLLKQMAEGQQAQAHSSKMLEQLQSGPEGKGHTLEAARTEAQDVRREHNLHRTSVHIFQSNLPVAATFAMSLSSSRSEVSLPDSYSSWEHLRKLGGDLQRSTLSKLEPSSLQL comes from the exons ATGAGTAGGAGCCTGAGCTGGTCTGAGCACCTCGACACACTTCTCAATGCTACTGATGGAAATGTGGCCAGGATTAAG CAGCGGCTGTATCCTCTTGGAGTCTCCACAGCAG GAGACCTGGCTGGGACCTGGATTTCCCCTCATCACTTGCCTCCACAGACTGGAGTCCAAACTCGACAGCCTTGGGGTCTAGAGACTCTCTTTGTTCCAGAGAAGCTGAGTTGGGCTGAGGCCCACAGGACAATTTCTCTCCGGGATGAAGTTAGTATTTTGCGATCCCAGCTTCAATCCCAGGCTCAG GTGACTGAGGCACTAAGGCAGGCTGTGCGGGGGCTGCTGGAAGAGCAGGAGCAGCAGAAGTACCAGATCTGTGCTCTGGAAG CTTCACTAAAGTTGCTGCAGGGGGGCCCAGAGCGGAGGGCCCTCCTCCTGGAGCAACGCCTGGAGGGGCTGAGAAGGGAATTACAGGTTCTTCGAAGCCAGGTGCAGGAACAGGCCCAAGCCCAAATACAAACAGGACCACGAAAGTGCAGTGCTTCTAGTGGCCTTCGCCAAGAACTGCAGAATGA GCGGCAACTCCTGTGGGAGGAGTCAGAGGTTCTTCGGGAGGAGCTGAAGCTTCTGCGGGACCAGCTGA GCCAGCACCAGGAGCTGCTGCTGAAACAGATGGCTGAGGGGCAGCAAGCTCAGGCCCACAGCTCAAAG ATGTTGGAGCAGCTGCAAAGTGGCCCGGAGGGCAAGGGTCATACCCTGGAGGCTGCCAGGACAGAGGCACAGGATGTCCGGCGTGAGCACAACCTCCACAG GACTTCCGTTCACATCTTCCAATCTAACCTGCCTGTGGCTGCCACCTTCGCCATGTCTCTTTCTTCATCTCGCTCTGAAGTCAGTCTTCCGGACAGTTACAGTAGCTGGGAACATTTAAGGAAGCTAGGTGGAG atCTTCAGAGGAGCACACTTTCTAAACTGGAGCCCAGCAGCTTACAGCTCTAG